The genomic interval TCGGCCAGGCCGTCAGAAGCTTCCTGGAACTTCTCATACGCTTCTTTTATTACTGGGTGGACAGCAAGGGTAGCTAAGAAATTTCCCCCCTTTTGATTTATGCAAGACTGGAAGAGCCTCCTAACTATGGAGGTGTTTGTACCAATCACCCCAGAAACCTCCCCTTTCACAACCGGGTctggacacacaagcacaagcgTTTCTATGGTCTCCACTACTCCAACTACGTCTCCAGTGAACTCCAGTTTCACGCACAGATAGCCATCATATGGATATTGCTCCACACTAAGGCCCCAAATCTCTAGGCACTCGATAGGGGTCAAAGGCAAGTGCTTCAAATACTGGTCATAGAAGGAGCGATACAGTAGAGTAATCTGGGAACCGCTATCGAGCAAAGCTTTAGCGTAAATGCCCTCAATTTGTACCGAGACAATAGCACTGGGTCCAACTAAACCCTCTGGCAATATAGCCTCCCTTTGCTGTAGCATATCACACCTGGTGGAACGTGTCTTCTCCGGGGCGGCAGGCCGTTCCTTCACTGGGCCCCTGGGAAGTTTCCCGGCGGCTGCCTTAATTTCAATAGTCGGTTCGTCACCTTTCGAAGGTTCTCTGGATTAGGACACTCTCGCTGGAAATGCCCATCTTCACCACATCGATAGCAAAAAACACCAGCACGATACTGGGGTCTGGGAGCACCCTCCCTTCCGCAGGCATACAAGGTCCCTGTACCCTTCGGATTGAGATTCTGCATGGTCTGCTGTGGTATGCCATCGGAGGCAGCTATCGAGGCAGAAAACAGCCGGGCAACCTCCGTCTTTAGCCCTCTGAACTCTTCCCTGAGCCGTTCTATTTCCTGACCATTCCCCGCTACCACaggtactgcaacattttcaggctGCACTGGTACGGGGGAGGGTGTAGCGCACCCCACACACCTAACCATTGCTGGAAGAGCAGCGTTCCCCACACTTTGCCTTGCCAGGatcatttcctcttcttctcggaCATCACGGAGCAACTCTGTGAAACTTGGAGGAGGTTTAAGCTTATACATCGTTCGGATGCGCATGGCAACAAGATCATGGGACAGAGCTCCTCGTGCAACCTGCTCAATGCGAATTTGGTCCAGGTCGGCCACCTCAGCCCCACCTTTACGATGAACTGCATGCAACAGTTTGTCTAGACGGAACAAGTATGCTGATagtttctcaccttcctgctggaaTGTACCACGGAACCTTACCATGAGATCAGCCGCACTGTCTGTGGTCCCAAAAGCTGCCTCCAGGGCTTTGAGGTAATCATCGGCAGTGACAGAGGGGTTACTAACCCTTAAGCACCGGACAATGTCTGCTGCTGGCCCTTTGAGACTCTCAGCTATCCTCTGCTTCTTGACAATATCTGAACACTGCCATTCATCCAACATGTGAGTGGTCTGCTCAGCCCAGGCATCATACTCTTCCTCTCCCGGTGGAGTTGGTTTCACACCGGAGAACAAGCGAAGTTTACGATAGCCGAGTCCGTCCATAGGCGTGGCTTGGCATTTCTCCACAAGTGAAGAGATGGCATCCACGAGTTTGGTGTTCAAGTCTGGAGCGACAGGTGGCGCTGGAGTAGGCCCAAACCAGCCTGAGACATCAGCTAGAGTCTTCCCTTCACTTGCTAGGAATGACAGGAATTTTGCCTGGAAACTGCCTCTTTCACCAAGTATTGGACATTCTCGGGTCTCGCTGACATTAACCACCCAGGGCCCCGACTCACCTCCAAAGGCTAACTGTTCAGGTATGGTAGCCTTAGTCATATCATTTGTGGTTTCAACTAACACAAGTTGGTTGTCTCCAGCTGGTTCTAAACACCGTCCCCTTACCTTACAATGACCAAATACTCCCACCCCATCCAGCACCTTGTACACAGTCTCATCAGTAATGTCAACAGAAACCCCACTAAGCACAACAGCTTTTCTTATATCAATACCCTTGTCGTTACACCATTGGACTATCTGCTTTGACTCCATGTTACAACAACTTTCCAGACATCAAACCACAAATCATATCAAAGAGACATCAAATCATACAAAATATactcacaaatacagaaaacagtaatcatatcccggacgagcccccaagtgtagcccacccactcgattctgatgttttttttctctagcatgggaggtgaatcggtggtgtctacagcacaactttgggatgcgtgtactgtcgcccccccccaacttcggggtatggctcttgctagggtgaggagaggcccagttagcgtagtacagctatactgttatattacagtcgtataaacctcccatacttcacacacagcgacccagccccgccttcctttgccgtaaaaaagaacattcacacctacacagggacggttacaacattcaggtgaaataagcccaacaaacatttaatataaaatgtccacacaaataattcacaccaccaaaacgaacacgttttttttccttttatgcgactcagtctctggtgccggcgtcgtctcgttggcgcgctttagtctggagctccttatccaccaccgagggaaattcccgccgttactcacggttttcgtgcagggcaggaaaccgacagcgacctgtcctcacagccactctctctccagtgaggatggcgggacgatgatggcgagtcctggcgaccttctctccggggccagtcgcgctggccaaaccctaatcctccactccccaatcctcgcgggctggttgtcgctcgcgccggtttttttttttttcacaaaacccccttcgcgcgagaacgaacccaaaactctcgttctcctcgcccggtctcccccaaaaaaaacaactcccctttttcccccggaacatcccgcccccaaacatccaactacacgagaacaagttgcgtaggggctacactcTTCCCCCCACCAAAATTTGTCATGTCCTCATGACAAGCAACCCACATCACGTCCCATCCTTTCAACATCATATTAGAACAGAATATATACATTCCCTTCAACCTATCCACTTGTACAAAGTGCTGGTGTATCTCCGGATAGGAGGTGAAGAGAAACTAGCGAAACCTTCCCCAACCTTAACTGAAATAGCTCTATGTGTGCTAACAGCTACTGTAGTGGGGCTCCCCAGCTTATCATAGGTGAGTCGGGTAGGGGCCCTTCTCAGTCGCTGAGGCCGCGCAGACCCCGCCGAGTTCTCTGCGACATTATCCCGTCCCTCACTCACTTCTTCTGCTGTCCGTACCCCAGCACCACACTCGACTTCATCTCCCGGAACATCCGTCCTACAAGTTGCAGTGGGTCCATCCACGTCCATCACTGCCGGCCCCTCAACCGCAGTCATTTCCAGCCCTGAGCCATTCGTGAGAACATCCAGACCCAAATCCAGGTCAACGAGTTCAACAGATCCACTGCTTAAAGGCTCTGGCTCCGGTGACCTCCTCTGAGGATAACAGTCATACCAGACCcccgtttcttcttcttctgaatcAGACTCAGGCTCCCTTGCACATTCCAGTTCAACCGCTGGCAAGCATGAGCGACCACAACTCTCATCTCTCGTTTGGAGCCGCTTACTAGCCCTCCTTTTAAATTTGGATGCCTCTGTAGTCTTTTCAGACCGCCACCGTACCTCCTGCCCAATAGGCAGAATGTGATTGCGGTGCAGTACTTTCCCAGGGCCCAATTCACCCTCTGGCTTCAATCTGAACACAGGCAACCCAGGAAGTTGATCCTCCACAACATAAGGGGTGTCCTTCCAGCGGTCAGCAAGCTTGGCCTTCCCCTGCAGTCCAAGATTTCGAATCAAGACGCGGTCACCAGGAGCTAAAGGGCAGTAACGGACCCTCTGATCGTACTGTCGCTTGTTCCCTTCATTCCTCTTTTTCGACACACTCTCAGCCAACTGATATGCAGCTTGAAGCTCACGCTTCATGTTTTTGACGTATCTTGTATAGGATTTGTTGGAGGTACCGTCACCCGATGCTCCAAATGCCACATCTACTGGCAACCTAGCCTCTCGACCAAACATTAGGAAATACGGCGAGTAGCCGGTTGACTCATTCAGCGTGCAGTTGTACGCATGTACGAGATAGCCAATGTGCTTACcccatttccttttgtctggCGCGTCAAGGGTCCCGAGCATATCAAGCAGAGTTCGGTTAAACCGCTCCGGCTGGGGATCGCCCTGAGGATGGTAAGGTGTAGTTCTTGATTTCTTTATGCCGAGCATGCCCAACAACTCATGGATGAGCCGACTCTCAAAATCCCTGCCTTGATCAGAGTGCACCCTCTTGGGCAGCCCATAGTGGATGAAGTATTTCTCCCACAGAACCTTAGCGACAGTTTCCGCCTTCTGATCCCTAGTTGCAAAAGCTTGAGCATAGCGGGTGTAGTGATCTGTAATCACAAGCACGTTGAAGAGGTTGCTGGAATCAGGCTCAATCGTcaagaaatccatgcaaacgAGATCCATCGGTCCATCACTGCGAAGATGCGACaactcagcagttctcttgGGCAGTGTTTTCCTCTGAATACACCTGAGACAGCTTTTACAGTACCTTTCAACCTGTGTCTTCATGCGAGGCCAATAAAACCTCTCTCGTAGCAGCCCATAGGTCTTCTCAAACCCAAGATGGCCCGACTGGTCATGTAGAGACTGGAGTACTGTCTCTCGGAACTcttggggaagcaacagttgCTGGCGAGGCGGCTTGTTGGGTGGCTTACTCATCCTGTACAATACGGAATTCACAACCTGTAACTTATCCCACTCTTTCAGCAGCAAAGACACATCAGGATGTCTCACTTTGTTGGCACGCTCGGCATTCTTCTGATTAACCGCATGCCACACTTCGCCAATGCAGGGGTCTTTCTGCTGTGAATATGAGAGGTCTGTTGGAGTCAGttggggcagctgctgaatattcAGGAAAGACAAGTTGCAATAGGCTTTGGGTACCGCCCCTTTTGATGAGCCCATGAGATCAATCGCTCTGCAGTGACGATAGCGAGGTGGTCTGACTGAGGACATCTGGCAGATAGCTTGGACTGAGTCAGCTGGCATGGCCCCTCTCCCCTGAGATGCCTCAGGAGGGACATGTGAGCGCCGTGACAAGGCGTCTGCCTCAACATTCTGCTTCCCGGGGCGGTACTTCAGGCTGAAATCATATGTGGCCAGTTCTGCCAGCCATCGATGCCCTGCTGCATCCAACTTGGCTGTGGTCAGGACATAAGTCAATGGGTTATTGTCTGTGTGCACCTCAAACTTAGCTCCATAGAGGTAATCATGCAGCTTGTCGGTAATCGCCCACTTTAATGCCAAAAACTCTAGCTTATGggtggggtaatttttctcGGCTGGGGTAAGGCTTCTGCTGACAAAAGCCACAGGGCGCAGGCCTGCTCCCTGATCCTGATAGAGGACACCCCCCAAACCTTCTCTACTAGCATCAACATGTAGCACATAAGGCAGTCCTGGATTGGCGATGGCCAAAACTGGGGCCTCTGTGAGACTCCTTTTTAGCGTTTCAAAAGCTTTCTCGCAGTCCTCATCCCACCTAGGACCAAACGGCTCTGAAGGGTGGTGCCACTCCTTTGGACACAGACCTgatgttggtttccttccatgcTGAGAGGCAGTCTTAGCCCCTGCCACTCTTCTTGGTCCTCTAGCTACgatgcagccctgcagcagctgatttaAAGGATAACAGCCCTTGGAGAAATCTTTCACAAACCGTCTGTAGTACCCACAAAACCCGAGAAAAGAGCGAAGAGCAGTAATGCTCTCTGGGCGTGGCCACGACTTCACTGCGTCAACCTTCGAGGGATCTGTAGCAATGCCATCTCTGGACACAACATGACCAAGGTAAGTCACCGAAGGGCAGCAGAACTGGCACTTGTCCAAAGACAACTTCAGTCCCTCCTCCTTTAGTCTGTCCAGCACCTTTAGAAGGCGCTGCTCATGCTCTTCCAATGTTCGCCcaaatacaatgatgtcatcaagaTACACCAGGCATTCCAGAAGATTCATATCTCCTACAGTCCGCTCCATGACCCGTTGGAAGGTTGCTGGGGCCCCACATATCCCTTGGGGCATCCGCTCAAACTGGTAAAATCCTGCGGGACAGATGAATGCGGTCTTTTCCTTGTCTGCCGCGCTCAGAGGGATCTGATAATAACCACTTCTGAGGTCCAGCACACTGAACCACTGGCTACCACTCAGGCAAGCCAAAGCATCCTCCACCCGAGGGACTGTGtactgatcaggaattgttCTCCTGTTCAGGGTTCTGTAGTCCACACACATACGTATGGTTCCGTTTTTCTTCCGAACCACCACTATCGGAGAAGCGTAAGGACTCCGAGATTCTGAGATGATTCCAGCCTCCTTTAGATCATGgagatgtttcctcacatcCTCTAGATCCCCTGGCGGTAAACGTCTAGAACGCTCTCTGAAAGGCGTTTCATTCGTCACTCGAATGTGGTGCTGCGTACTCTTAGCACACCCTACATCAAACTCACTGCAAGAAAAgacctctttcctctccatcaTTTTCCAACACAGTCTATCCTTCCACTCAATAGACACAGGAGAGTCCCCAAAGTTGAAAGAGGAGGGGGATAGTTGAGACATATGTGGCATCGTCTCCTCCCTACCTAGCCCCTTATTCATCACATCCACTGGGAATAGGTGCGCAATAGGCATTCCACGTTTTAATGTCACCGGCTGCTGAGACAcattcctcaaagtgactgCGAGGTGACGGCACTGGACAGTTCCTGGCTCCTCTACAACAGGCATTACCAGCAGCCCTTCCGGGAAAGGGCCCTCCTCTGGGTGATCTACAACCACGGCCTGACTATTCAGGTGCCCAGGAAACTTTGGAGTGCCAATCACTGTAGCAACACCCCCTGGGGCCAGAGTGAAAGGCTTGCTCCTCGTGAACCAGACGGTCCCTCGCCTTTCCTCGGCCAGGCCGTCAGAAGCTTCCTGGAACTTCTCATACGCTTCTTTTATTACTGGGTGGACAGCAAGGGTAGCTAAGAAATTTCCCCCCTTTTGATTTATGCAAGACTGGAAGAGCCTCCTAACTATGGAGGTGTTTGTACCAATCACCCCAGAAACCTCCCCTTTCACAACCGGGTctggacacacaagcacaagcgTTTCTATGGTCTCCACTACTCCAACTACGTCTCCAGTGAACTCCAGTTTCACGCACAGATAGCCATCATATGGATATTGCTCCACACTAAGGCCCCAAATCTCTAGGCACTCGATAGGGGTCAAAGGCAAGTGCTTCAAATACTGGTCATAGAAGGAGCGATACAGTAGAGTAATCTGGGAACCGCTATCGAGCAAAGCTTTAGCGTAAATGCCCTCAATTTGTACCGAGACAATAGCACTGGGTCCAACTAAACCCTCTGGCAATATAGCCTCCCTTTGCCGTAGCATATCACACCTGGTGGAACGTGTCTTCTCCGGGGCGGCAGGCCGTTCCTTCACTGGGCCCCTGGGAAGTTTCCCGGCGGCTGCCTTAATTTCAATAGTCGGTTCGTCACCTTTCGAAGGTTCTCTGGATTAGGACACTCTCGCTGGAAATGCCCATCTTCACCACATCGATAGCAAAAAACACCAGCACGATACTGGGGTCTGGGAGCACCCTCCCTTCCGCAGGCATACAAGGTCCCTGTACCCTTCGGATTGAGATTCTGCATGGTCTGCTGTGGTATGCCATCGGAGGCAGCTATCGAGGCAGAAAACAGCCGGGCAACCTCCGTCTTTAGCCCTCTGAACTCTTCCCTGAGCCGTTCTATTTCCTGACCATTCCCCGCTACCACaggtactgcaacattttcaggctGCACTGGTACGGGGGAGGGTGTAGCGCACCCCACACACCTAACCATTGCTGGAAGAGCAGCGTTCCCCACACTTTGCCTTGCCAGGatcatttcctcttcttctcggaCATCACGGAGCAACTCTGTGAAACTTGGAGGAGGTTTAAGCTTATACATCGTTCGGATGCGCATGGCAACAAGATCATGGGACAGAGCTCCTCGTGCAACCTGCTCAATGCGAATTTGGTCCAGGTCGGCCACCTCAGCCCCACCTTTACGATGAACTGCATGCAACAGTTTGTCTAGACGGAACAAGTATGCTGATagtttctcaccttcctgctggaaTGTACCACGGAACCTTACCATGAGATCAGCCGCACTGTCTGTGGTCCCAAAAGCTGCCTCCAGGGCTTTGAGGTAATCATCGGCAGTGACAGAGGGGTTACTAACCCTTAAGCACCGGACAATGTCTGCTGCTGGCCCTTTGAGACTCTCAGCTATCCTCTGCTTCTTGACAATATCTGAACACTGCCATTCATCCAACATGTGAGTGGTCTGCTCAGCCCAGGCATCATACTCTTCCTCTCCCGGTGGAGTTGGTTTCACACCGGAGAACAAGCGAAGTTTACGATAGCCGAGTCCGTCCATAGGCGTGGCTTGGCATTTCTCCACAAGTGAAGAGATGGCATCCACGAGTTTGGTGTTCAAGTCTGGAGCGACAGGTGGCGCTGGAGTAGGCCCAAACCAGCCTGAGACATCAGCTAGAGTCTTCCCTTCACTTGCTAGGAATGACAGGAATTTTGCCTGGAAACTGCCTCTTTCACCAAGTATTGGACATTCTCGGGTCTCGCTGACATTAACCACCCAGGGCCCCGACTCACCTCCAAAGGCTAACTGTTCAGGTATGGTAGCCTTAGTCATATCATTTGTGGTTTCAACTAACACAAGTTGGTTGTCTCCAGCTGGTTCTAAACACCGTCCCCTTACCTTACAATGACCAAATACTCCCACCCCATCCAGCACCTTGTACACAGTCTCATCAGTAATGTCAACAGAAACCCCACTAAGCACAACAGCTTTTCTTATATCAATACCCTTGTCGTTACACCATTGGACTATCTGCTTTGACTCCATGTTACAACAACTTTCCAGACATCAAACCACAAATCATATCAAAGAGACatcaaatcatacaaaaatatactcacaaatacagaaaacagtaatcagatcccggacgagcccccaagtgtagcccacccactcgattctgatgtttttttctctagcatgggaggtgaatcggtggtgtctacagcacaactttgggatgcgtgtactgtcgcccccccccaacttcggggtatggctcttgctagggtgaggagaggcccagttagcgtagtacagctatactgttatattacagtcgtataaacctcccatacttcacacacagcgacccagccccgccttcctttgccgtaaaaaagaacattcacacctacacagggacggttacaacattcaggtgaaataagcccaacaaacatttaatataaaatgtccacacaaataattcacaccaccaaaacgaacacgttttttttccttttatgcgactcagtctctggtgccggcgtcgtctcgttggcgcgctttagtctggagctccttatccaccaccgagggaaattcccgccgttactcacggttttcgtgcagggcaggaaaccgacagcgacctgtcctcacagccactctctctccagtgaggatggcgggacgatgatggcgagtcctggcgaccttctctccggggccagtcgcgctggccaaaccctaatcctccactccccaatcctcgcgggctggttgtcgctcgcgccggttttttttttttcacaaaaacccCCTTCgcgcgagaacgaacccaaaactctcgttctcctcgcccggtctcccccaaaaaaaacaactcccctttttcccccggaacatcccgcccccaaacatccaactacacgagaacaagttgcgtaggggctacataGGTAACAGGTGACACTATTAAAGTTGGgtataaaatgagcacaaaagGCTCAGCTGTTTACAAGCAAGGATGGGTTGAGAATTGTCACTTTGTGCTGAACCTGTATATTTGGGGTTGTATATTTATATCATGATTAAGCATATTAGAAGGTAGTCAAAAGACGTTCTTAAGAAATATCCTggtaaattatgaatttttcatgtcatcagttttgttagaaacagtcagataaagtacttctgttgtatcagtgtctatagactgtgtgacattatttccttcctcttcaagcccagcagtgcagtaactgtaaagtgtgactgaggaggtttttgtacggctctataacactgtgtgaacactccaccactatggtaactctgacagtaataatctcctgcatcttcagcctggactccactgatggtcagagtgaagtcagacccagatccactgccactgaatcgatctggaatcccagagtAACGGTTAGTAGCatcatagatgaggagtttaggagcttctccaggtttctgtaggtaccagtataAACAGGGAGCTCCTGATGTGTAACATCCTGTATCCACTGCACTACTGGTTTTACAGCCCATAGTAACTGTCTGTCCTGGAGGAACAGCAGCCACTGCAGGAGTCTGAGTCACAGTGATCTGTCCTCTGGATTCTGGAATGAAACAGGATTGTATAATGATAAATGGTAAAAAGATCTTTTATGTTGCATAAATGAAACTGCTGACAATATCTGCTCTTCATTCAGTAATAAAATGATAGCACCTTTATAATTTTATGTCCTAAAATCCACACTGACCTTGAACACAGAGGACGAGACACCAGGTGAAGATGTAGGTAAATTTCATTGTCGCTGTGACTTCTTTcaccatgaaggacagctgtcagtgatgaagtgtccaactctgaggactataaagagtcccagagcactgaagcatgtgctacCCATGCAAAGTgattctctatgcaaatacatgtaacacacagtgttacacattttcaatgtgttcaaaagcattttgataagtaACCTGTAtcatctgtctctttgtctctttttaatttactgtgattaatggtttggaagttgttgattttgttttttaggcctttggtttttctgtctttttgggGTGAGTGATCGATAaggtatcacacacacacacacacacacactttctgaactgcttgtcccacacagggtcgcggggaaccggagcctaacctggcaactcagggcgtaaggctggagggggaggggacacaccctggatgggatgctagtcaatcacaaggcaccccaagcaggattcaaaccccagacccactggagagcaggacccggtcctacccactgccccaccgcaccccccacaaaaaggacagttttctgaaaaattcttatttaccagtcaccatgtattgttttaaatgtctcataaTAAAGTGTCTCATGAAGCATTACTCCCTATACACTGTGATGGACGAGCAGAGAAGAACCAAACACACtacatatacaaaagaaaagactgcacaagtcactCGAACGTGACACATGTTACTTTGTACAAAGGCACATGTCACTGTGAAGCAAAATAACTCGCTGCACAGCAACTGGATCCTCTGCTTCCAAGTCGTGAATTTCCCTCCAGAAATGTACTTGAACGCTTAAATTCTTCCAACACACTGTCTGTtcctctacttatttatttattgtgctcctaTGGCTCACGCCACTTTTTCTAGGACTGTCTcttgtgctacagtgtaaattaacttGAATATGTAGATACAGCAGCGAATagtggtgactgacaaaggtttacctcTTACACCCCCCACAGCGgcacaacagggaacacctgcttcgaattatcaagcacaaacttaaaaaggggctgcggaacacagtccgatgcggaaccttgttcagccttattgatcacttgcGCTCCTAGTCTTGCTTCTTgttcctcgccctgcttctCGATCCTCGTTCCTCATCCTGCTTCTCGatcctcgttcctcgccctgctccacACTCCTTGCCCTACTCctcgtctccgactcactggtttgcctgatcgctcgcctgtttcttggattacggttcttggatttgcccctttggattctgtttgtacatcggtgaccctttgcctgttccctggcaATGTCTACCgaaccgccccttgaccaagcttcctgtgccccgcacttgggtctgacacAACCGTCccgggggaatagcatgacactcaaaatctctctcaccttcctgctttgcctctgctatgctgtctgctctccctcctgctgcacaattctcggatctatcaacagacgatgccactaacgCTTTCCTCTCTAAccctgtcttcctcccttgactctctctgtccattatcttccagaccagcacaccccagtgccaccccatggctgactgatacattacatgcaaacaggaccGGTGTGAATATGACGAAAATCCATGATTcgcttggacctggatgcctgcaaacaactcttagctacttttttctctgctgtatcTTGAGCTAAAattaccttctaccacaacaaaatactgtttgcaactaaaaaaccacacagactctttgccagcttctcatccctgcacggtggtgcagtgggttggactgggtccttcactctggtgggtctggggttcaagtcccgcttggggtcccttgtggcagactggcatcctggcctgtgtgtgtcccctccccttacgccctgagttgccaggtatgctccagttccccgcaaccctgtatggggcaagcggttcagaaaatgtgtgtgtttgtgtacctttaaaaaaaaaaaaaaaatgtaggaaggtcatcaggattattctgtcctgagttttgtgcacataCTTGTGGAATGAACATCAGAacataaactggaaagaaacaaactaagtttacttaagaatcacatgtctgcaacgctgtctctctttttcataatgttattgcacaaattgtattttcgccgagatgtacgtcgctttggagaaaagtgtctgctaaatgaataaatgtaaatttaaatgtatttattactctCGTATTCCTTTCATTCCTGCGAGTTCCCCGGTGT from Scleropages formosus unplaced genomic scaffold, fSclFor1.1, whole genome shotgun sequence carries:
- the LOC114909743 gene encoding paraneoplastic antigen Ma1-like, which codes for MTKATIPEQLAFGGESGPWVVNVSETRECPILGERGSFQAKFLSFLASEGKTLADVSGWFGPTPAPPVAPDLNTKLVDAISSLVEKCQATPMDGLGYRKLRLFSGVKPTPPGEEEYDAWAEQTTHMLDEWQCSDIVKKQRIAESLKGPAADIVRCLRVSNPSVTADDYLKALEAAFGTTDSAADLMVRFRGTFQQEGEKLSAYLFRLDKLLHAVHRKGGAEVADLDQIRIEQVARGALSHDLVAMRIRTMYKLKPPPSFTELLRDVREEEEMILARQSVGNAALPAMVRCVGCATPSPVPVQPENVAVPVVAGNGQEIERLREEFRGLKTEVARLFSASIAASDGIPQQTMQNLNPKGTGTLYACGREGAPRPQYRAGVFCYRCGEDGHFQRECPNPENLRKVTNRLLKLRQPPGNFPGAQ